In Comamonas sp. lk, the following proteins share a genomic window:
- a CDS encoding glucose 1-dehydrogenase, which translates to MQEVFRQFSLEGQVAIVTGAGKGIGRACAVMLAKAGADVALFARTEADLKAVQAEIQALGRRAIIVPGDVNQEQDLEQLIQRTVAELGKLTVLVNNVGGGGPNDPRKVSGKAVGDMLAFNVVPAYTLIQKAAVAMEAAGGGTVVNISSTAARYSQKYFSAYAAAKAALNQMTRCLAQDYGPKVRINAIEPGTIMTDALAPFLTPERKARMDATTPMARLGQPEDIAAAALFLASPASSWVTGKVLGVDGGVEAPNF; encoded by the coding sequence ATGCAGGAAGTTTTTCGCCAGTTCTCGCTGGAAGGACAGGTCGCCATCGTCACCGGTGCCGGCAAAGGCATTGGCCGTGCATGTGCGGTGATGCTGGCCAAGGCCGGTGCCGATGTGGCCTTGTTTGCGCGCACCGAAGCCGATCTGAAAGCCGTGCAAGCCGAGATCCAGGCCCTGGGTCGTCGTGCCATCATCGTGCCCGGTGACGTGAACCAGGAGCAGGATCTGGAGCAGCTGATTCAGCGCACCGTCGCCGAGCTGGGCAAGCTCACCGTGCTGGTCAACAACGTGGGTGGCGGCGGCCCCAACGATCCGCGCAAGGTCAGCGGCAAGGCCGTGGGCGACATGCTGGCTTTCAACGTGGTGCCCGCCTATACCTTGATCCAGAAGGCGGCCGTGGCGATGGAAGCGGCAGGCGGCGGCACCGTGGTCAATATCTCGTCCACCGCTGCGCGCTATTCGCAAAAATACTTCAGCGCCTATGCTGCAGCCAAGGCGGCGCTCAACCAGATGACGCGCTGCCTGGCACAGGATTACGGCCCCAAGGTGCGTATCAACGCCATTGAGCCCGGCACCATCATGACCGACGCGCTGGCGCCTTTTCTCACGCCAGAGCGCAAGGCCCGCATGGATGCCACCACGCCCATGGCGCGCCTGGGTCAGCCCGAAGACATCGCTGCCGCAGCACTGTTTCTGGCCAGCCCCGCATCAAGCTGGGTGACCGGCAAGGTGCTGGGAGTGGACGGCGGCGTAGAAGCGCCCAATTTCTGA
- a CDS encoding EthD domain-containing protein: protein MSSHLQITQAAVEAEPVWKMIYLARRNPELAAADFPQAWREHSALGRQCRNVAQRVHAVAQCSRVLEAQASAFTQAYDGVNLMVLADRESGLAIWSDPDTLAVMRPDEPRVFADYVRNFSMLCREQLLFSEVPEPALAKTGDTLLIGFLQLQHEWQRTAAGPEELPAAWLAGGLAHARRVVCNLVDEPPPAGYGYRCIVEWWFEDVAQALAAAEGVKSAAFGECVFMLTQVTHSRP, encoded by the coding sequence ATGAGCAGCCATTTGCAGATCACGCAAGCCGCAGTGGAGGCCGAGCCAGTGTGGAAGATGATTTACCTGGCCAGGCGCAACCCTGAGCTGGCGGCCGCTGACTTCCCCCAGGCCTGGCGTGAACATTCGGCCCTGGGCCGTCAATGCCGCAACGTGGCTCAGCGCGTACATGCAGTGGCCCAGTGCTCGCGCGTGCTCGAAGCCCAGGCATCCGCGTTCACACAGGCATATGACGGCGTGAACCTGATGGTTCTGGCAGATAGAGAATCCGGTCTGGCCATCTGGAGCGATCCGGACACGCTGGCCGTGATGCGTCCCGATGAACCCCGCGTGTTTGCCGACTATGTGCGGAATTTTTCCATGCTTTGCCGTGAGCAGCTCTTGTTCAGCGAGGTGCCGGAGCCGGCGCTGGCGAAGACGGGTGACACGCTGCTGATTGGCTTTTTGCAACTTCAGCATGAATGGCAGCGCACCGCTGCAGGGCCTGAAGAGCTGCCTGCCGCATGGCTGGCGGGTGGCCTGGCGCATGCGCGGCGCGTGGTGTGCAATCTGGTGGATGAGCCGCCGCCCGCCGGCTATGGCTATCGCTGCATTGTGGAGTGGTGGTTTGAAGATGTGGCGCAGGCCTTGGCTGCGGCGGAGGGCGTGAAAAGCGCGGCTTTCGGCGAATGCGTGTTCATGCTGACCCAAGTCACGCATAGCCGCCCCTGA
- a CDS encoding coniferyl aldehyde dehydrogenase — MTQSAHSFSIQQVLEVQQRAFVEEGAVSAEVRAARLQQVIDLLVECQDELCAAMGEDFGGRPAVFSLANDVLGSLSSLKHARDSFRQWMPDSSRPSVKPFDTFGASAWVKYQPKGVVGIIGTWNAPLFTLLSPLASAFAAGNRAVLKPSEIAPRTAQVLAEAIAKRFDPQVLSVVVGGPEVSAAFSEQAWDHLVFTGSINVGRAVMAAAAKNLVPVTLELGGKSPVLVGNSADVVNAAERIAVGKSLNSGQLCVSPDVVWVQESRLEELLQGIATLYAQLYPAITGNQDLTPVVNERHHARVSGYVQDARSRGVRVVDVGAVSAEGVDRRLPLSLVINPPADSEIAQHEIFGPALILRTFADIRDAVAQINAGDHPLALYYFGTDEAEMNWVLDHTLSGGVSINDVVMHPALEDAPFGGVGTSGMGHYHGHEGFLEFSHARSIYRAGNHDPRREWGMLPPYNEQFLQMLKAAVTP; from the coding sequence ATGACGCAATCTGCGCATTCTTTTTCCATCCAGCAAGTGCTGGAGGTCCAGCAACGTGCTTTTGTTGAAGAGGGGGCGGTGAGCGCCGAGGTGCGTGCCGCCCGTCTGCAGCAGGTGATCGATCTGCTGGTGGAATGCCAGGATGAGTTGTGTGCCGCCATGGGTGAAGACTTTGGCGGGCGTCCTGCCGTGTTTTCCCTGGCCAACGATGTGCTGGGCTCGCTGTCCTCGCTCAAGCATGCGCGTGACAGTTTCCGCCAGTGGATGCCTGATTCGAGCCGCCCCAGCGTCAAGCCTTTCGATACTTTTGGTGCCAGCGCCTGGGTCAAGTACCAGCCCAAGGGCGTGGTCGGCATCATTGGCACCTGGAATGCGCCGCTGTTCACGCTGCTGTCCCCTCTGGCCAGCGCTTTTGCTGCCGGCAACCGTGCCGTGCTCAAGCCTTCGGAGATTGCACCACGCACGGCGCAAGTGCTGGCAGAGGCCATCGCCAAGCGCTTTGATCCCCAGGTGCTGTCCGTGGTGGTGGGCGGCCCCGAGGTTTCCGCCGCATTCTCCGAACAGGCCTGGGACCACCTGGTCTTTACCGGTTCCATCAATGTGGGCCGCGCCGTGATGGCCGCTGCCGCTAAAAATCTGGTGCCCGTGACGCTGGAGCTGGGCGGCAAGTCGCCGGTGCTGGTGGGCAACTCGGCCGATGTGGTCAATGCCGCCGAGCGCATTGCCGTGGGCAAGTCGCTCAACTCCGGCCAGCTGTGCGTCTCGCCCGATGTGGTCTGGGTGCAGGAGTCGCGTCTGGAAGAGCTGCTGCAAGGCATAGCGACCCTGTACGCACAGCTTTACCCGGCCATCACCGGCAACCAGGATCTGACGCCCGTAGTCAACGAACGCCACCACGCCCGCGTCAGCGGCTATGTGCAGGATGCCAGGTCGCGTGGTGTGCGTGTGGTGGATGTGGGCGCGGTCTCGGCCGAAGGTGTTGACCGCCGCCTGCCGCTGAGTCTGGTGATCAACCCGCCCGCAGACAGCGAAATCGCCCAACATGAAATCTTCGGCCCGGCCCTGATTCTGCGCACTTTTGCCGACATCCGTGATGCCGTGGCGCAGATCAATGCGGGCGACCATCCGCTGGCGCTGTACTACTTTGGTACGGACGAAGCGGAAATGAACTGGGTGCTGGATCACACCTTGTCCGGCGGCGTCTCCATCAACGATGTGGTCATGCACCCGGCGCTGGAAGATGCGCCATTTGGCGGCGTGGGCACTTCAGGCATGGGCCACTACCACGGCCATGAAGGTTTTCTGGAGTTCAGCCATGCCCGCTCCATCTACCGCGCCGGCAACCATGATCCGCGCCGCGAGTGGGGCATGCTGCCGCCTTATAACGAGCAGTTCCTGCAGATGCTCAAGGCGGCCGTGACGCCTTGA
- a CDS encoding MFS transporter gives MTDTSVDHGARKYVLLLLTALSAVTFMDRQILAVLLQPIKLEFGFSDLQIGLITGLGFALAFGVLGLPLGRLADKHERRRLIAWCRGLGGCIAAAGAMATGAGGLTASRSGAALADAGGGAASMSILADLYGPSERSRVMSVFGVGAAMGAMLALLLGPLFAEWWGWRVTMAIVGASIVLLSLVLRYTVNEPVRTLTHATAAAQHGADGKQKSAIALIWNEPVTRYLIMGAAFALVAGLSIGAWNVALLARRFDLSLKQAGWISSVAALLSVSGSLFSGWLTDRMAQRDVRWQIRIPVIGGVMAVILGLAYLLVSSSMFELSIAFMLLYSFFTPWWGPATYAALSLVVPAQRRATASAMVLMAGALLGNGVGPIAAGWLSDALNEVTDGQGLRYAMVIMVCMLLPSLWAFFKALSHYPRAYHAAQSVGLKPAAVR, from the coding sequence ATGACAGATACCAGTGTGGACCACGGCGCAAGAAAATACGTGCTGCTTTTGTTGACGGCCTTGTCGGCCGTCACCTTCATGGACAGGCAGATCCTGGCCGTGCTGCTGCAGCCCATCAAGCTGGAGTTCGGCTTTTCCGATCTGCAGATCGGCTTGATCACCGGCCTGGGTTTTGCCCTGGCGTTTGGCGTTCTGGGCCTGCCGCTGGGGCGGCTGGCGGACAAGCATGAACGCCGCCGCTTGATTGCCTGGTGCCGGGGGCTGGGCGGCTGTATTGCGGCCGCGGGAGCCATGGCCACGGGTGCAGGCGGACTGACGGCCTCCCGCTCGGGCGCGGCCCTGGCCGATGCGGGCGGCGGGGCGGCCTCCATGTCAATTCTGGCGGATTTGTACGGTCCCTCGGAGCGTTCGCGGGTGATGAGCGTTTTCGGCGTGGGAGCTGCCATGGGTGCCATGCTGGCACTGCTGCTGGGCCCGCTGTTTGCCGAGTGGTGGGGATGGCGGGTGACCATGGCCATTGTGGGGGCCAGCATTGTGCTGCTGTCCCTGGTGCTGCGCTATACGGTGAACGAGCCCGTACGCACGCTGACGCACGCCACGGCGGCTGCACAGCATGGCGCGGACGGCAAGCAGAAATCCGCTATTGCCCTGATATGGAATGAGCCTGTAACCCGCTATCTGATTATGGGTGCTGCTTTCGCTTTGGTAGCAGGTCTGTCTATCGGCGCCTGGAACGTGGCTTTGCTGGCCCGGCGTTTCGACCTGAGTTTGAAGCAGGCGGGCTGGATTTCTTCGGTGGCGGCCTTGCTGTCGGTGTCGGGCAGTCTGTTCTCCGGCTGGCTGACCGATCGCATGGCTCAGCGCGATGTGCGCTGGCAGATCCGCATTCCGGTCATAGGAGGGGTGATGGCCGTGATCTTAGGCCTGGCTTATCTGCTGGTGAGCTCCAGCATGTTCGAGCTTTCCATCGCCTTCATGCTGCTGTATTCCTTTTTCACGCCCTGGTGGGGGCCGGCAACCTATGCCGCTCTCAGCCTGGTGGTGCCTGCACAGCGGCGCGCTACCGCCAGCGCCATGGTGTTGATGGCCGGTGCGTTGCTGGGCAACGGCGTAGGGCCGATTGCGGCTGGATGGCTCAGTGATGCACTCAACGAGGTCACCGATGGCCAAGGCCTGCGCTATGCCATGGTCATCATGGTGTGCATGTTGCTGCCCAGCCTCTGGGCTTTTTTCAAGGCGCTGTCCCATTACCCTCGGGCCTATCACGCGGCGCAATCGGTCGGCCTTAAACCCGCAGCAGTGCGGTGA
- a CDS encoding SDR family oxidoreductase: protein MTQPVVLITGASRGIGAATAIDFARKGWRVAITARTLNEGAQLEHQLRLPNGQLLAGSLASTAQAIEAAGGEVFAHVMDLMDLKSLDTAVDAVLQHFGRVDLLINNAVYQDREINDLIPAISVASLERSMQGNVIAPFHLAQRLLPAMVAQGGGRIVNVCSAAGQYNPPVPADQGGWGFAYGASKAAIARLAGCINTEYKSQGVRAFSVNPGVVTTEAVKATLGDDGVLAQRYGAATPEEIAAALFWLGTEDDALPLAKAYTMIDLQPLYKERVAATV, encoded by the coding sequence ATGACACAACCCGTAGTCCTCATTACCGGCGCCAGCCGCGGCATCGGCGCCGCCACGGCCATTGACTTTGCCCGCAAGGGCTGGCGCGTGGCTATCACCGCACGCACCTTGAACGAAGGCGCACAACTGGAGCACCAGTTGCGCCTGCCCAATGGCCAGTTACTGGCGGGCAGCCTGGCCTCCACAGCCCAGGCCATTGAAGCGGCTGGCGGCGAAGTGTTTGCCCACGTCATGGACCTGATGGATCTGAAGTCTCTGGACACGGCCGTCGATGCCGTGCTGCAGCACTTTGGCCGCGTGGATCTGCTGATCAACAACGCCGTCTACCAGGACCGCGAAATCAACGACTTGATTCCCGCGATCAGCGTGGCCTCGCTGGAACGCTCCATGCAGGGCAATGTGATTGCCCCGTTTCACCTGGCCCAGCGTCTGCTGCCGGCCATGGTGGCGCAAGGCGGCGGCCGCATCGTCAACGTGTGCTCGGCCGCAGGCCAGTACAACCCGCCGGTGCCGGCGGACCAGGGCGGCTGGGGCTTTGCCTATGGCGCCTCCAAGGCCGCCATTGCACGCCTGGCCGGCTGCATCAACACGGAATACAAGAGCCAGGGCGTGCGCGCCTTCAGCGTCAACCCCGGCGTGGTCACCACCGAGGCCGTCAAAGCCACGCTGGGTGACGATGGTGTACTGGCCCAGCGCTACGGCGCAGCCACGCCCGAGGAGATCGCGGCGGCCCTGTTCTGGCTGGGCACCGAAGACGACGCCCTGCCTCTGGCCAAGGCCTACACCATGATCGATCTGCAGCCCCTCTACAAAGAGCGTGTGGCAGCCACCGTCTGA
- a CDS encoding FAD-dependent oxidoreductase: MNNPHASLLQAGRIGSMELKNRIAMAPMGENFGSDDGICGERTHAYYEARAKGGTGLIIMGTTAISWPSGTSEPHQLGISEDYFIPGLAEVTRRVHAHGGKVAVQINHSGKVAAHDRACGREMWVSSIPPQGPVPEAMRTITPKEFSTFVGVGPYPDRYRVMDKADIAQMVEWFAAAALRAKQANFDAVEVHCAHNYMIANFLSPFFNSRSDEYGGSYENRSRLLREVLTEVRKRVGPDYPVWVRIDSEEMHTPGGITMEEALQTAKLCEELGMDAISVSAYARMPTGTAFTDAPIPQKPNAYRQFAGQFKKAVKIPIISAGRWELDAAAEAVAKQEIDFVAMGRKLLAEPDLAHKLQANAAQDVRPCIYCYACVSEIFINRGIKCAVNAQTGHEFEAPITFAEKPKHILVVGGGPSGMEAARVAALRGHRVTLVERSDRLGGTLFFAALAYPENGHLLDYLVKQMKHPQIEVRLNTTADAPLIDALKPDEILVGTGARRAAPAIAGADQNHVWSGDELRRLMTGDRADEVAKAKLSLTERAMFKAGGMLGVTDSTAAIQGLSKLWMPLGKKVVIVGAGLVGLELAEFLLERGREVTVLDPGTHPGSELPIVRRWRVYDAVKAHGKLQMQAQVTRIERKQVVWTDKEGQEQCTAADSVVLAIGAEPDASVSEQIQSMTPIAVRRLGDCADLGYIEGAMHSGHHAGRTV, translated from the coding sequence ATGAACAATCCCCACGCCTCACTGCTGCAAGCGGGCCGCATCGGCTCCATGGAGCTGAAAAACCGCATCGCCATGGCCCCCATGGGCGAGAACTTCGGCAGCGACGACGGCATCTGCGGCGAAAGAACCCATGCCTATTACGAAGCCCGCGCCAAGGGCGGCACCGGCCTCATCATCATGGGAACGACCGCCATCTCCTGGCCCTCGGGCACCAGCGAACCGCATCAGCTGGGCATTTCCGAAGACTATTTCATCCCCGGTCTGGCCGAAGTCACGCGCCGCGTCCATGCCCACGGCGGCAAGGTGGCCGTGCAGATCAACCACAGCGGCAAAGTGGCGGCCCACGACAGAGCCTGCGGCCGCGAGATGTGGGTTTCGTCCATTCCCCCTCAGGGCCCGGTGCCCGAGGCCATGCGCACCATCACACCCAAGGAGTTTTCCACCTTTGTCGGCGTAGGCCCCTACCCGGATCGCTACCGCGTGATGGACAAGGCCGATATCGCGCAAATGGTCGAATGGTTTGCCGCCGCCGCCCTGCGCGCCAAGCAGGCCAATTTCGATGCGGTTGAAGTGCATTGCGCACACAACTACATGATTGCCAACTTCCTCTCGCCCTTCTTCAACAGCCGCAGCGACGAATACGGCGGCAGCTACGAGAACCGCAGCCGCCTGCTGCGCGAAGTGCTGACCGAGGTGCGCAAGCGCGTAGGCCCCGACTACCCGGTCTGGGTGCGCATAGACTCCGAGGAAATGCACACGCCAGGCGGCATCACCATGGAGGAAGCGCTGCAGACCGCCAAGCTCTGCGAGGAGTTAGGCATGGATGCCATCAGCGTCTCGGCCTATGCGCGCATGCCTACAGGTACGGCGTTTACCGACGCCCCGATTCCGCAAAAGCCCAATGCCTACCGCCAGTTTGCCGGCCAGTTCAAAAAAGCCGTGAAGATCCCCATCATCTCGGCCGGCCGCTGGGAACTCGATGCCGCCGCCGAAGCCGTGGCAAAGCAGGAAATCGACTTTGTGGCCATGGGCCGCAAGCTGCTGGCCGAGCCCGATCTTGCCCACAAGCTGCAGGCCAATGCGGCCCAGGACGTGCGCCCCTGCATTTACTGCTATGCCTGCGTCAGCGAGATCTTCATCAACCGCGGCATCAAATGCGCGGTCAATGCGCAGACCGGCCACGAGTTCGAAGCGCCGATCACGTTTGCAGAAAAGCCCAAACACATTCTGGTCGTGGGCGGCGGCCCTTCCGGCATGGAAGCGGCCCGTGTTGCTGCCTTGCGCGGCCACCGCGTCACGCTGGTGGAACGCAGCGACCGCCTGGGCGGCACCCTGTTCTTCGCCGCCCTGGCCTACCCCGAAAACGGGCATCTGCTGGACTATCTGGTCAAGCAGATGAAGCACCCGCAGATCGAGGTGCGCCTGAACACCACGGCCGATGCCCCGCTTATCGATGCCTTGAAGCCCGATGAGATTTTGGTGGGCACGGGCGCCAGGCGCGCCGCACCCGCCATTGCCGGCGCCGACCAGAACCATGTGTGGAGCGGCGACGAGCTGCGCCGTCTGATGACCGGCGACCGCGCCGACGAAGTGGCCAAGGCCAAGCTGAGCCTGACCGAGCGCGCCATGTTCAAGGCCGGCGGCATGCTGGGCGTGACCGACAGCACGGCGGCGATTCAAGGCCTGTCCAAGCTGTGGATGCCCCTGGGCAAGAAGGTAGTCATCGTGGGCGCAGGCCTGGTGGGACTGGAGCTGGCCGAATTCCTGCTCGAGCGCGGCCGCGAAGTGACGGTGCTAGACCCCGGCACCCACCCCGGCAGCGAGCTACCCATCGTGCGCCGCTGGCGCGTGTATGACGCCGTCAAGGCCCACGGCAAGCTGCAGATGCAGGCCCAGGTGACGCGGATCGAGCGCAAACAGGTGGTCTGGACCGACAAGGAGGGCCAGGAGCAGTGCACGGCCGCCGATTCCGTGGTGCTGGCCATTGGGGCCGAGCCCGACGCCAGCGTCAGCGAGCAGATCCAGAGCATGACGCCGATTGCCGTGCGCCGCCTGGGCGACTGCGCCGATCTGGGCTATATCGAAGGCGCCATGCACTCCGGCCATCACGCGGGCCGTACAGTTTGA
- a CDS encoding MFS transporter — protein MSTPHTPPVVNWRTHLSLALLALVYIFSFIDRQVLSILLEPIKHEFGASDTQMGLLTGLAFGLLYAALGIPVGRLADTHNRRNIVAVCCAIWSLATMACGFATQYWHMLIARMSVAIGEAGGMAPSISIVSDAYPPQKRSFAISLFMMGPNLGTLLGLVLGGMVAQYYGWRSVFLFFGIPGVILSLFVYLLVKEPKRGAFEAPAAKAAAAAPAAPRESMSRQVWRLLGMKPMRYICFACGMAGIAGYGYAVWAPSFFMRIHGMSISHAGLVFGLASGLGAVFGAMFCGWLSDKLSQRDARWQLTLAALGTLCAIPSGIAVFFWPEADFWMVGSIKVPYAMAFAMLFGFFGSWFATLSYSAVSQMVKSAERSVAAALLNLFMTLLGVGMGPLVTGILSDYFAKTHGADGLRWALMGVVSFLALTVIFFALAITPYKQRLQQLQAA, from the coding sequence ATGAGCACACCCCACACCCCACCTGTAGTGAACTGGCGCACCCACCTCAGCCTTGCGCTGTTGGCCCTGGTCTATATTTTTTCATTTATCGACCGGCAGGTTCTCTCGATTTTGCTGGAGCCCATCAAGCATGAGTTTGGCGCTTCGGACACACAGATGGGCTTGCTCACCGGTCTGGCTTTCGGTTTGCTTTACGCAGCCCTGGGTATTCCCGTAGGCCGTTTGGCCGACACCCACAACCGCCGCAACATCGTCGCCGTGTGCTGCGCCATCTGGAGTCTGGCCACCATGGCCTGCGGCTTTGCCACCCAGTACTGGCATATGCTGATCGCCCGCATGAGCGTGGCCATTGGAGAAGCCGGCGGCATGGCACCCTCGATTTCCATCGTCTCGGATGCCTACCCGCCGCAAAAGCGCTCCTTCGCCATCAGCCTGTTCATGATGGGGCCCAACCTGGGCACGCTGCTGGGTCTGGTGCTTGGCGGCATGGTGGCCCAGTACTACGGCTGGCGCTCGGTGTTTCTGTTCTTCGGCATTCCCGGCGTGATTCTGAGCCTGTTCGTCTACCTGCTGGTCAAGGAACCCAAGCGCGGGGCATTCGAAGCGCCTGCGGCCAAAGCCGCCGCTGCAGCACCTGCCGCGCCGCGTGAATCCATGTCGCGCCAGGTCTGGCGCCTGCTGGGCATGAAGCCCATGCGCTATATCTGCTTTGCCTGCGGCATGGCCGGCATCGCCGGCTACGGCTACGCGGTGTGGGCGCCCAGCTTTTTCATGCGCATTCACGGCATGAGCATTTCTCACGCCGGCCTGGTGTTTGGCCTGGCCAGCGGCCTGGGGGCCGTGTTTGGCGCCATGTTCTGCGGCTGGCTGTCCGACAAGCTCAGCCAGCGCGACGCCCGCTGGCAGCTGACCCTGGCCGCACTGGGAACCCTGTGCGCCATTCCCTCGGGGATTGCCGTGTTCTTCTGGCCCGAAGCCGACTTCTGGATGGTGGGCAGCATCAAAGTGCCTTATGCCATGGCGTTTGCCATGCTGTTCGGCTTTTTCGGCAGCTGGTTTGCCACGCTGTCCTATAGCGCCGTAAGCCAGATGGTGAAATCTGCGGAGCGCAGCGTGGCCGCCGCCCTGCTCAATCTGTTCATGACCTTGCTGGGTGTGGGCATGGGCCCGCTGGTGACCGGAATTCTCTCCGACTACTTTGCCAAGACCCATGGAGCAGACGGCCTGCGCTGGGCGCTGATGGGCGTGGTGTCATTCCTGGCGCTGACGGTGATCTTCTTCGCCCTGGCCATCACCCCCTACAAACAGCGTCTGCAGCAGCTGCAGGCCGCATGA
- a CDS encoding Rieske 2Fe-2S domain-containing protein, whose translation MATTKDYRLGEFTYPRGWFMISEAKALDTHKPVAVRFFGQDFALYRGRESGKVILLDAYCPHMKTHLAAPNTTSYVVIDGGGSNVEGDGIRCPYHGWRFGADGKCNDIPYHDGAIPAAAAVKSWKVVEQYGAIWVWFDSEGGEPEFDLPRFEDWDDATYVNGEWDYLGELNQHPMEVVDNIADYGHLSPIHGSTVARFENEFKGHNAIQRQCGGHRTLVGEGGASSDLHTDTWYHGPGILVSKVSGMFNSFMMIMHTPIEDGKIKVWHNLLVKTAHGGLPGKADVVAAKQFQEASRLAFAQDFEVWSQKAPCLNPLFIPSDGAFLKARIWYKQFYNPRAKTQDYLEQCEGKYVPKGMVAYTQDSEESVTA comes from the coding sequence ATGGCAACCACGAAGGACTATCGCCTCGGTGAATTCACCTACCCACGCGGCTGGTTCATGATTTCAGAAGCCAAGGCGCTGGACACCCACAAGCCCGTGGCTGTGCGCTTCTTCGGTCAGGACTTTGCGCTCTACCGTGGCCGCGAAAGCGGCAAGGTGATTTTGCTGGACGCCTACTGCCCCCACATGAAGACCCACCTGGCTGCGCCCAACACCACTAGCTACGTGGTGATCGACGGCGGCGGCAGCAACGTGGAAGGCGATGGCATTCGCTGCCCTTACCACGGCTGGCGCTTTGGCGCGGACGGCAAGTGCAATGACATCCCCTACCACGACGGTGCCATCCCTGCGGCTGCGGCCGTCAAGAGCTGGAAGGTGGTCGAGCAGTACGGCGCGATCTGGGTCTGGTTTGACTCCGAAGGCGGCGAGCCTGAATTCGATCTGCCCCGCTTTGAAGACTGGGATGACGCGACCTATGTCAACGGCGAATGGGACTATCTGGGCGAGCTGAACCAGCACCCCATGGAAGTCGTGGACAACATCGCCGACTACGGCCACTTGAGCCCCATTCACGGCTCCACCGTGGCGCGCTTTGAAAACGAGTTCAAGGGCCATAACGCCATTCAGCGCCAGTGCGGCGGCCACCGCACGCTGGTGGGCGAAGGCGGCGCAAGCTCCGATCTGCACACCGACACCTGGTACCACGGCCCCGGCATTCTGGTCTCCAAGGTCAGCGGCATGTTCAACTCTTTCATGATGATCATGCACACGCCCATCGAGGACGGCAAGATCAAGGTCTGGCACAACCTGCTGGTCAAGACCGCGCACGGCGGCCTGCCCGGCAAGGCCGATGTGGTGGCCGCCAAGCAATTCCAGGAAGCCAGCCGCCTGGCCTTTGCCCAGGACTTCGAAGTCTGGTCGCAAAAAGCTCCTTGCCTGAACCCGCTGTTCATCCCCAGCGACGGCGCCTTCCTCAAGGCCCGCATCTGGTACAAGCAGTTCTACAACCCCCGCGCCAAGACCCAGGACTATCTGGAGCAATGCGAAGGCAAGTACGTGCCCAAGGGCATGGTGGCCTACACGCAAGACAGCGAAGAGTCCGTCACCGCCTAA
- a CDS encoding EthD domain-containing protein, giving the protein MFKCIALLKRRPDLSKEQFVDYYENHHSVLIRSLFPEILEYRRNYIDLQGLFQFDGSAPIDFNSVTEMWFKDKASYDLFIEKNHDPETARRIMEDELNVFDRSATRMFVVDEHRSAIDAQDGKSQTLMQHLPSPF; this is encoded by the coding sequence ATGTTCAAATGCATCGCGCTGCTCAAACGCCGCCCTGACCTGAGCAAGGAGCAGTTCGTGGACTATTACGAGAATCACCATTCGGTGTTGATCCGTTCCCTGTTCCCCGAGATCCTGGAATACCGACGCAACTACATCGATTTGCAGGGCCTGTTCCAGTTTGATGGCAGCGCACCGATTGACTTCAACTCGGTCACAGAGATGTGGTTCAAAGACAAGGCCAGCTATGACCTGTTCATTGAAAAAAACCACGATCCGGAGACGGCACGCCGCATCATGGAAGACGAACTCAATGTCTTTGACCGATCCGCCACACGCATGTTTGTTGTGGATGAACACCGATCAGCGATAGACGCTCAAGACGGGAAGTCCCAAACACTCATGCAGCACCTTCCCTCTCCATTCTGA